Sequence from the bacterium genome:
CTGGGCGCTTGATTCCAAAATCTCGTCTGCAGCCGAAAAACTTATCAAGGCTCTCAATAAGGAACTGACAAGGTTCAAAAAACCCTTAGGGGTAAAAGAGCTGTTTTTAATGTCTAGAGCGGCCGGAAATTCCAATCAGCGGTTTTTAAAATCGGTCCTTGAAACCTCTAAAGAAATTTTGGAGACTAACGACGGCAAATACGGTTTAAAATCATGGCCAGAAGTTAATCCCAGGGGGGTTAGAGATTTGGCTTTCCTGGTTTTCAAGAAAGCGAAAAAGCCCCTGCATTTTACCGAGGTTGCCAGCCTGATCGATGAGTTTTCCTTCAAGAAAGAAGGACATAAAGAGGAATTTTCAATTATCGGAGCTTCTGCCCAAGCCCAGAAAAAGACTAATTTCCAGACCGTCCACAACCAGCTGATCAAAGACCCCCAGTTTATCCTGATCGGAAGGGGCATCTATGCTTTGAGAGAATGGGGTTATGCCCCGGGAACGGTTAAAGAAATAATCTCTAAAGTTTTAAAGGAATCAAAGCAGCCTCTATCGGAAAGGGAGATATTGAAAGAAGTCCTTTCCCAGCGTTTGGTTAAGGAAAGCACGGTCGTTTTGAATTTAGGGAATAAAAAGTGTTTTTTGAAATCAGAAGACGGCAGATATTCACCGCGCGAAGCTTAAAACTTCCCGAGAATCCAAGTAATTCATCATTAGCCTAGCTAGATGGTTTCTGAACTTTCACTAGCCTCGATCTTATCTTTAATTAAGTCTCAATTCTGGCCTACTCTTATTGACTGGTGGTGGCTCTTTTTGATTGTTGAATGCCTTTGGATGCTTGAAGTGGCTAAATTCTTGTGGTACCACTGGCGCAAGGATATTTATGAGGAAAAGGAAAACAAAAGAATTCTTCTGGAGATAAGGATCCCGGAAGAGGTTTTGGAGCCGGTCAAAGCCATGGAAACCGTCATTACCGGCTTTTGGCAAATGTACAAGTTTCCAAACTGGTATGAAAAGTGGTGGAACGGCGAAGACCCGACCGGTTTTACTTTGGAAATCGCCGCCATTGACGGCACTCCTCACTTTTACGTCAGGACTCTAAAGAGAGTCAGGCTCATTTTTGAAGCCCACATTTATTCTCAGTATCCCCAGGCTGAGATTTTTGAAGTTGAAGATTATACCAAAAACGTGCCTCAAGATATCCCCAACGCCGAATGGGATATGTGGGGCACAGAGTATAAAAATTTGAAGCACTGGGCTTATCCCATAAGAACATATATAGAATTTGAAACTGGCAGAGAGGAAGAGGAAAAAAGGATAGACCCAATTGCCTCTCTTTTAGAGGCCATGGCTCTCTTAAAGCCCGGAGAACAAATATGGGTTCAGATTCGCTGTCTGCCGGCTTTAGATGAATATGTTGCTTGGCACGATTCAGCCAAAAAGCTGCGCGACAAACTTGCCTGGAGAAAGGTTGATTCGGGCAAATCAAAACCGATGCTTTTAGAGGCGGCAGAGATTTTGCTGACCGGCAAGGTTCCCGAGTCCCCCAAAGAAGAGAAAGAATCATTTATTCCGATGGAGATGAAAGTGACTCCCGGGGAAAAAGAGATCATCGGCGCGATTGAAAGGAAAATCGGCAAACTCGGGTTTCTTTGCAATATGAGATACATTTATCTGGCAAAAAGAGACGTCATGTTCAGACCCAACAATCGTTTGGCGATGAGCTACTTTACGAACTTTGTCACCGAGAATATGAATGGTCTTGTCCCGGATTCAAAAACGGTTACCAAGGTGACCCAGCATTGGTACGACTGGTTCTGGCTAAAAAAGCAAAGAGTCTATTTGAGGAAGCGGAGGCTTTTCCGCAGCTATGTCCACCGGATCTGGGTCGGTTGGCCCCACCCGACCATCAGAGATCCCGATCAAGTAGGGAGAAGATTCATTTTGACGGCAGAGGAAATAGCTTCTATGTATCATTTCCCGGGAAGGATTGTTGCCCAGGCTCCGACGATGGCGAGAGTTGAGGCCAAAAAGGGAGAGCCGCCCTCAGGATTGCCGGTAGAATAACCTACATGCCTAATTCGGAAATAAACTTTTTCGCCGAAACCACTTTTCGCAGAGAGAGAAGGCGTTTTGGCATCAAACTAGATGATCGCCGGAAACACATGTACCTGATCGGCAAAACCGGCATGGGCAAGACCAATATGATGTCCAATATGGCAATTCAGGATATTCAGGCCGGCAGAGGAGTCTGCTTCATCGATCCTCACGGGGAGACGGCCGAAAGTCTGCTGGATTTCATTCCCGCCAGCCGGATAAACGACGTCATTTACTTTAACCCGGCTGATTTTGATTTTCCGATCGCCTTTAACGTTATGGAAAAAGTAGACTTGAGCCACCGCCACCTGGTGGCTTCCGGCCTGATGGGAGTATTCAAGAAAATCTGGCCGGACGTCTGGTCAGCCAGAATGGAGTATATTTTAAACAACTCGATCCTGGCGCTTCTGGAGTATCCTGGCTCGACCCTGCTGGGCATCAACCGGATGATGGCCGATCCCGAATACCGCCAAAAGGTGGTCGAAAAAATAACCGATCCTGTGGTCAAAGCTTTCTGGCTTCAGGAATATGCAAGATATACCCAGAGATACGAGGTTGAAGCGACGGCCGCCATTCAGAATAAGGTCGGCCAGTTCATTTCCGCCCCCATAATCCGCAACATCATCGGCCAGGTCTCCTCGAAGATCGATATGCGCGAAATTATGGACAACCGGAAAATCCTGATCATGAATTTGTCAAAGGGAAGAACAGGGGAGGACAATTCAACTCTTTTAGGGGCTCTTTTGGTTACAAAATTACAGTTGGCGGCCATGTCTCGGGTCGACATTCCGGAGGAAGAAAGGGCGGATTTTTTTCTGTACGTTGACGAGTTCCAGAACTTTGCCACCGAATCCTTTGCCACGATTCTGTCTGAGGCCAGGAAATACAGATTGGATTTAATTTTGGGCCATCAGTATATTACCCAGATGACAGAAGAAGTCAGGGATGCGGTTTTCGGCAACGTCGGCACCATCGTTTGCTTTCGAATCGGGGCCGAAGACGCCGAATTCCTGGAAAAGGAGTTCACTCCGGAGTTCATGGCCACGGATTTGGTCAATTTAGGCAAGTACAATGTTTATTTGAAATTAATGATTGACGGCCTGGCCGGCCGGGGATTTTCGGCCGAGACCCTGCCGCCGGTCATCGGACTTGAAAAATCCAGCCGGGAAAAGATTATTAAAGTTTCCCGGGAAAGGTACGGCACCCAGAGAAAGATTGTTGAAGATAAAATCAGCCGCTGGACCGGGATGACGGAAGAAAAGATAGCGGCCATGCCTCCCAGAGAGCCTCTTCTCTACGATGCCCAGTGCGCCAGTTGCAAAAAATGGACAAAAGTAGTTTTCAAGCCGGACGGCAAAAGGCCGGTCTATTGCAAAGCCTGTTTAAAAAACATCCAAAGAGAAAGGGAAAAACCGGTTGAAGAAAAACCCGCGCCAGAGCAGTCGCAGCCCTTGCCTCCGCCGCCGCCCCAGCCCCAGCCCCAAAGCCCTCTTTCTTTGGAGGAAGCGATGGCTAAGGAACCGGTTTCTTTTTCTTCTAAAAGAGACAGAATCAGAAAGGCTCCGGAAATCGATAGGGTCAAAGAGATGATCAAAGAAGCTTTAAAGCCCAAAGACCAGGCTTAAAATCGATTTCAAGGCAAAATGAAGAGCGTTCGCGACTTTAATCTCAAAGGGAAAAAGGTTTTAGTAAGGTGTGATTTCAACGTTCCCCTTAATCAGAAAG
This genomic interval carries:
- a CDS encoding type IV secretion system DNA-binding domain-containing protein, yielding MPNSEINFFAETTFRRERRRFGIKLDDRRKHMYLIGKTGMGKTNMMSNMAIQDIQAGRGVCFIDPHGETAESLLDFIPASRINDVIYFNPADFDFPIAFNVMEKVDLSHRHLVASGLMGVFKKIWPDVWSARMEYILNNSILALLEYPGSTLLGINRMMADPEYRQKVVEKITDPVVKAFWLQEYARYTQRYEVEATAAIQNKVGQFISAPIIRNIIGQVSSKIDMREIMDNRKILIMNLSKGRTGEDNSTLLGALLVTKLQLAAMSRVDIPEEERADFFLYVDEFQNFATESFATILSEARKYRLDLILGHQYITQMTEEVRDAVFGNVGTIVCFRIGAEDAEFLEKEFTPEFMATDLVNLGKYNVYLKLMIDGLAGRGFSAETLPPVIGLEKSSREKIIKVSRERYGTQRKIVEDKISRWTGMTEEKIAAMPPREPLLYDAQCASCKKWTKVVFKPDGKRPVYCKACLKNIQREREKPVEEKPAPEQSQPLPPPPPQPQPQSPLSLEEAMAKEPVSFSSKRDRIRKAPEIDRVKEMIKEALKPKDQA
- a CDS encoding sigma factor-like helix-turn-helix DNA-binding protein — its product is MSAILNYQKVFQALFQGLSPRQKDIIIRRFGLESGNGETLEAIGKDLGLTRERVRQIIETTLVKARKESFASEINRALLAFKSYLQKNGGLKKEKILLSEPIFNHQQNSSNWINFLLVLEGSFCRVGETKELHSFWALDSKISSAAEKLIKALNKELTRFKKPLGVKELFLMSRAAGNSNQRFLKSVLETSKEILETNDGKYGLKSWPEVNPRGVRDLAFLVFKKAKKPLHFTEVASLIDEFSFKKEGHKEEFSIIGASAQAQKKTNFQTVHNQLIKDPQFILIGRGIYALREWGYAPGTVKEIISKVLKESKQPLSEREILKEVLSQRLVKESTVVLNLGNKKCFLKSEDGRYSPREA